The stretch of DNA CGGCCGTGCTGTACGTCGGCGTCCAGCTGGACGGCATGGCCGACCCGGCGCAGGTCAACGACGCGCTGGGCCGGGCGCTCGGAACCGCCGGCGCGCCCTGGGGCGTCAACCTGGTGCTGCTCGACGCCGTCGCCGACCCGGTGGTGGAGTGGCTGCTGACCCGGGTGAGACCCTTCTACGCGCGCGGTTAGCCCCGCGTGGACGTTGAGCGAAAGGCATCAGGGTGAGTGCGACGGGCGGCGGTGCGCTGGAGCGCGCCATGCAGGCGGTCGCGCCCGAACGGTACGAGGCGTACGAACAGTTGCTGCGCGCCCTCGCCGAGGGCGAGGTCTGGATGCTGCTCTGGCACGGCCGCCCCGGCAGCCCCGACGCGCAGTACGGGAACATGGAGGTCGGCGGGCACGGCTACGCCCCCGCCGTGACCTCCGCCGAGCAGCTGGCCGCCTCCGGCTGGAGCCGCGCCCACGAGGTGGTGTCCGGGGTGGAGATCGCCGCCGCGCTGCACCGCACCCGGTGGGGCCTGTGGCTGAATCCGCACGCTCCCGGCGGCGGGGTGGGCATCCCGTGGGCCGACCTGCGCCGGGTGGCCGGCGGGCTGGACCGGCTGCCGGCCGGACCGCTGCGCCTCAGCGAACCCCGGGTGGACGCGCCCCGGTTCTACGCCGTGCTGGCGCAGCAGGCGGCCGAGCTGCGGCCGGTCCGCGCGCTGCGCGCGGCCTGGGTCCAGCCGGTCGTGGGCGAACCGTACCTGGCCATCGGGCTGGACCTCTACGACAGCTCGCCCCCGGCCGTGGAGGCCGTCCGGGCACTGGTGCACCGGGCGCTCGGGCACGCTCCGGAGGGGCTGGCGGTCTCGACCGTGCTGCTGGCCGACGACCTCGACCCGGTGGCGCTCTGGATGCGGGCCTGCGCCCGCCCGTTCTTCGACCGGGAGGCGCCCTACGGGCAGCTTCCCGCAGGTCGCTGAACTCCCTTCGTGTGCCATCCGGTTGAGACCGGATCAGGTCGATCGTGGGCTTCTTGACACGAGTGTCACAACCGTGTGAAGAGCGTTATGCGACAAGATCACCTGTGCATGCCGACAGATCACAGTTGGGCATCCTTCGGCAGCCAGGGCTGGCGGAACGCTGCTCCGATGACGGAGAGTCTGCGCAGTGCAGTGCGCGGGACCAGCCCCACGAAGGCCGACGCGCAGCCTGGACGACCGAAGCCGCGCGATGTGCACCTCCGCGTGGCGGCAGCTCGGGCGTCCTGCCGCACCCTGCAAGTGCAACACCATGCACCACCTTTGGCACGGCTGTTTCCGGCCGTACCGAAACTTCTCCGCCGCACCACCCCCGCTGACCGACGCGTCCCCCCACAAGGCGCGGCGGCGCTGCGGGTACCCCTGACAACGATCTGCACCGCCGCAGCCACACGGCGAACGGCACCACCGCACCGACGCACCGCACCGCACAGTCGCGAACAACCGGACCGTCCTCGGCTCCGGGCCCGGACCGGGCCCGGCCCTCCGCGCACGTCCAGGACACCGTGGGCCGGCCACCGTCGGCGAGGGGAACGAACTGACTCATGACCACACCCACCGAGACCACCGGCTCCGCCGCCGAGGCCGGGCCTGAGGCCGCCTCCGCCGCGCCGAAGAAGATCGAGGGCCGCTCGCCCGGCAAGATCGCCTGGGCCCGCCTGAAGCGGGACAAGGTCGCCCTCGGGGGCGGCGCCGTGGTGATCCTGCTGATCCTGGTGGCGATCTTCGCCCCGGTGATCATCTCGCTCTTCGGCCACCCGGTCGACCAGCCGCACCCGGACCAGATCAACCCGGACCTCGGTCTGCCCAAGGGTGCCTACGGTGGCATCAGCGGCGACTTCTGGCTCGGCGTCGACCCGACCTTCGGCCGCGACGTCTTCAGCCGGATCGTCTACGGCGCCCGGGTCTCGCTCGGCGTGGCCTTCTCCGCCGCCGCCTTCTCCACCGTGATCGGTGTGCTGCTCGGCATGGCGGCCGGCTTCTTCGGCGGCTGGATCGACGCCGCCATCAGCCGGGTCATGGACGTGCTGCTGGCCTTCCCGCAGCTGCTGTTCTCCATCGCGCTGATCTCGGTGATGCCCAACGACCTGATCGGCCTGAGCGGGTCCTTCCTGCGCATGGTCATCCTGGTCGTCGTCATCGGCTTCTTCGGCTGGCCGTACATCGGCCGCATCGTCCGCGGCCAGGTGATGTCGCTGCGCGAGCGCGAGTACATCGACGCCGCCCGTAGCCTCGGCGCTGGCAGCGTGCACATCCTGATCAAGGAGCTGCTCCCGAACCTGGTCGCGCCGATCTTGGTCTACATGACCCTGATCATCCCGACCAACATCCTCAGCGAGGCGGCCCTCAGCTTCCTCGGTGCCGGTGTCAAGCCGCCGACCCCCTCCTGGGGTCAGATGCTCAACGACGCCATCGCGATCTACCAGTCCGACCCGACCTACATGGTCGTCCCGGGTCTGGCGATCTTCATCACCGTCCTCGCCTTCAACCTCTTCGGCGACGGCCTGCGCGACGCGCTCGACCCCAAGGGCAACTGAGCCCGCACCACAGCCCCACGATCGGCCCAGCCGATCCCACTGTTCTCGGGGGTTTCACCCACCCCCGGCGGACCGCTCAGGCCCGCACATCTCCAGGAGGAATCAGTACCCATGATGCGTAACCGGACGCTCGCGGCCGCCGCCCTGGTGGCGACGCTGGCTATCACCACCTCGGCCTGTGGCGGCTCCAAGGGCGGCGGCGCAAGCGGCACGCCGAGCGCCAACGCCGGCGGCTTCAACGCCGCCGTGGACAAGGTGCTGAACCCCTCCGACAAGAAGGGCGGCACGCTCAACCTCTGGACGAGCACCGACGTCGACTCGCTCGACCCGGGTCGCGCCTACTACGCCTCGGTCTGGAACTACGAGCGCTTCTACGCCCGCACCCTGCTGGCCTACGACTCGAAGCCCGGCAAGGACGGCCTGAAGATCGTCCCCGACCTGGCCGCCGCCCAGCCGACCGTCTCCGCCGACGGCAAGACCTACACCTTCAAGCTGCAGAGCGGCCTGAAGTTCGAGGACGGCTCGCCGATCACCTCGAAGGACGTCAAGTACGGCATCGAGCGCGTCTTCGCCCAGGACGTCGTCTCCGGCGGTCCGACCTACGTCATCAACGCGCTGGACCAGGGTCAGGGCTACAAGGGCCCCTACACCGACCCGACCCCGGACAAGATGGGCCTGAAGTCCGTCCAGACCCCGGACGACACCACCATCGTCTTCACCCTGAAGGCGCCGGACTCCTCCTTCCCGTACTACCTCGCCATGGGCAGCGCCTCGCCCGTCCCGGCGAAGCTGGACACCGGCTCCAAGTACGGTGACCACCCGGTCTCCTCCGGCCCGTACATGTTCAAGACCGTGCAGTCGGGCAAGTACTACGAGCTCGTCCGCAACCCCAACTGGGACCAGGCGACCGACAAGATCCGCAAGGCCCTGCCGGACGTCGTCAAGCTGACCGTCACCA from Kitasatospora sp. MMS16-BH015 encodes:
- a CDS encoding enhanced serine sensitivity protein SseB C-terminal domain-containing protein yields the protein MQAVAPERYEAYEQLLRALAEGEVWMLLWHGRPGSPDAQYGNMEVGGHGYAPAVTSAEQLAASGWSRAHEVVSGVEIAAALHRTRWGLWLNPHAPGGGVGIPWADLRRVAGGLDRLPAGPLRLSEPRVDAPRFYAVLAQQAAELRPVRALRAAWVQPVVGEPYLAIGLDLYDSSPPAVEAVRALVHRALGHAPEGLAVSTVLLADDLDPVALWMRACARPFFDREAPYGQLPAGR
- a CDS encoding ABC transporter permease, whose protein sequence is MTTPTETTGSAAEAGPEAASAAPKKIEGRSPGKIAWARLKRDKVALGGGAVVILLILVAIFAPVIISLFGHPVDQPHPDQINPDLGLPKGAYGGISGDFWLGVDPTFGRDVFSRIVYGARVSLGVAFSAAAFSTVIGVLLGMAAGFFGGWIDAAISRVMDVLLAFPQLLFSIALISVMPNDLIGLSGSFLRMVILVVVIGFFGWPYIGRIVRGQVMSLREREYIDAARSLGAGSVHILIKELLPNLVAPILVYMTLIIPTNILSEAALSFLGAGVKPPTPSWGQMLNDAIAIYQSDPTYMVVPGLAIFITVLAFNLFGDGLRDALDPKGN